A window of Bactrocera dorsalis isolate Fly_Bdor chromosome 4, ASM2337382v1, whole genome shotgun sequence genomic DNA:
GGCAAAAACATTTAAttgctaaaactattttttttgcagTCAAATATTTTCTCTCCCAAATACTTCACCTGTTCGCATTGTCATTTCAGCATCTAAGATGTGTGGTTGTAGCAAATAAAGCGTAAAAGCGTGTGGGCTTGGTTCACAAATCGCCGATCGGATATTCACTACAGCAGATAttctcaaattttataaatttttgcataatttaattgtttctggttttttatttattttatttatctatcTAAGCAAATCAAGTTCGAGGCTTCGATTGCCACGCGCCAGTGCTGCCAAGTTGCAGCGCGTTTGAAGCatagaaaatattcgacgcGGTAGCTCCGCGCTTGCCCAGCCTCTGTGCGCTATTGTTTGGACAACTGAATTATCACTATACATTTGAAgcacaatttgttgttgctttgtttgaTCTGAAGTCGCAGATAAGATGTCAAATCAGTATTGCCATCTCGCACCTGCCAACGCGCATCTGCCGCGCTTATCAGACGCTATGCTGGCGCGCATAGTTCTATTGGCGCTATTTCAGCCACTTCTTTCTATGAAAATCTATTGAATTTGCATAAAGTTTCTATGGTTTCTTTGGCGGCTATAAAGGTTTGCGCACCAGCAGCCGAGCCATTAGTTTTGAACTTGATCTTGCTTATTGATTATATCGAATTCGGCTTGAATTGGTTGTTGCGATGAAACCGTTCACTTGTATTGTGGTCATTGCGGCCGCACTTATTGCCTGTGGTCAGGCGCATAGTGTACAGAAGCGTTCTTTGGGCGCCCTGCTGGGAGGATTAGGCGGCGGTGGCCAAGGCGGTGGTTGGAGcagtggtggcggcggcggtggctgGAGTagtggtggcggtggcggcggcggtggtgcTGGCGGTATTGGCGCCTTGATTCAGCAGAAACTGGGCGGTTTGCTCGGAGGTGGTGGCGGCGGacgcggcggcggtggcggccAGGGTGGCTggagcggcggcggcggtggtggcggCCATGGCGGCTGGagcggcggcggtggtggcggTCATGGTGGCTGGagcggcggtggtggtggcggtcATGGTGGCTggagcggcggcggcggtggctaCTCAGGTGGTcatggcggcggcggcagcagcaaaGTCATCATCGTTAAAGTTGTCAACGCTGGCGGCTCAGGTGGTGGTTACGGCGGTGGCCATGGAGGCTGgagtggtggcggcggcggtggcggctaTGGCGGCGGTCATGGTGGCTGGAGCAGCGGCGGTGGCGGTGGTTGGGGCGGCAGCGGTGGTTGGTAAATTATCAATCACGCCAAGTCGTCGTAAAATcaccacaccaacaacaaagtaCACAGTTAATTTAAGTTGTTAAAGCAAGCAGAAGTTTCATAGGCTTAAGCATCACCTTTAGACATAGGGTTCGTTCACTCATTTGATGAAATCAAAAAGTTCATtggaatttgaataaaatttcgttaaaaatgttaaaaatagttAAACCCGTTAGTTATTTCGCATATGTTGTTGTGATTAGCAAATAGATTTTTTCTACATTGTctccaaattaatttaaatatcgtGTATAACGGGTTCTTAACTAGCGCGCTTCCTAGCGGCTAATTACAACTCAGCTCAGCGACAACCGGTTTGGGGAGAATCTTCGTATGGCTTTTCATTTAATTGATGTGCATAAATTAATGAAGCGATAAAAGAACAAATGGGTTTAGTTTACAGTCAACTTTTATTATGTTTTGTCGTGAGTATTTTAGTTTCATGCCGGATTAAGTGATTGAGAATTCGCATGCTAAAATATGCTAGCGACGGGAGACATCATATACCCTGCTCTAAAAAGGTCATAAACTCTAAGTTTTTATGGTTTTAGACTGGTTACACAAACTATTGAATTACAATAGAGTGAGACTCAAGCTGGTATGTCTGTGAATGAACTGGTCTGTATTACATCACACATTTTTGCAGTTCAGCTCTTTCACAGCGAGATCTGAGCATAAAAAGAACATTCTACAATATACACTATGTTTTCGCGGCGGTGATAATTAATGTAACTGATCTTGAGATTACAGTAggttggatttcaaataactgttatgaaactttttaataaaaaatattgtatttaatgcTTGGAGGAAGTTGCTCGATGCTACGGATTGTAGAGGATTGGTTTTGACTGTTGAAAGAGGGATCTGTATACATACTAAATTCATACTGGGCTCGTAATAACTATTGTTATATTTCGTTGGATCTCCAGGCTGCCATAATTATTACGGTTGATGGCGGTACCAAGAAGATCTTGACTGCTCCAAAAATATAGTTCCCAGCTGCTAGCCTTTCCACCTTAACATTCCTGTTGGTATTACGCTAAATCCTAAGATACATCCAGTTTGCCACGCCCACACGCCCAATTATGTCAATGCCTAAAATAGCCTCCTAATGAAGTTAAAAAGTCATAAGGAGGGGGTTCCTTTTGTCTGAAATCTTGCCTGGTATCGAAGACGTCTGTTCCTACTTTGAAGGTGCTGAGAGTACTCCTCAATGTGATTAGTTTTTGCAGGTATACCAACATTAGACAATGTAGTATACTCAACCTCCATTAACGGGCTATTGAGAAGTACCTTTTAATTGGCGAAGAGAAAACGCGTGTCGATTTCATATTCTCAGTATTTTCATAGTTTGGCGCAGTGTGTGTATTAGGTTTGCTGAACGACCAGGTCGAGCCGCcatgataaggtccaatcagctacTTAGCAAGTGGCTCCAATCTTTCCCACAATATGTCTAACAGGATCTTGTATGTGATATCCACCAGGCTGATTCCtcggtagttggcacagatcATAGAATCGCCTTTCTTCAAAACAGGAAGCATTGCTTAACATATCTGCGCAGTCTTTGAACAGTTCCGCACGGAGTCCATCTGCGCTTTTAAATTCTGTTTTATACCGAAAAGATCTTTTGCATGTTAATTACTTAAATTAGatatagatgtatgtacatatgtatgtgactaAGTAGATACAAGTGGATTTATCATTTTTGATTATGTTACTTCGTACCGTTCTTAatctatttattttgtttttgttatgctcATATTAATAACTTGTTTAGGTGTGAGAGCTTGTGCATGTTTCTGTCTATATAtctgagtatgtatgtatgtatttgtgtttgcTAAAGCGCGTGCCAGGTTCTTGCAGTCGCTTTTGATTGACATTTTGGATATTATTCATTAAGTCAGATATATTTTGATTAAGATTTTCATATCTGCGAATTGaagtcaaaatttaattaacttttcaGTTGTTGTCGCTTTTATGGTTTGACAGCTTGATCAAAATTTTGATGTACGTGTAGTTATACAAATACACTATTATGCAGTCATTTTGCGAGTGTGATGCTAGAGGCTGATTCTTACTATGGTTGCTAGTAAAAGGATAGTAAGCAATTTCAAGTGTCGATAACATATTGCATTTTGGAGGGTTTGCAACAAAATTTaggcttgatgacgagtttccaGACACTGTCCCAGGCAAATCAACCAACAAGGATTGGtgtgctaagtttagacgtgatGAGACGTGccgaagacggtgaacgcagtggacATCCACAAGAGGATGTTActgacgaaaacatcaaaaaagttcacaaaataattttgaatgatcATAAAGTGAAATTGCTCAAGATAGCAGACGTTCTAGAGACATCAATTGAACGTATACATCACATCATTCACGAATacttgggtatgagaaagctctatgTAAAGAGGGTGCCGCTTCTGACCACAAACAACGTGGGAACGGCAGTCggatctacgtaaccggaacggacccggatttttacaacaacaacggcttgatgattcggagcagtgttcaAGCGTAATGAACACGAGTTTTTGCGTCGATGTGAGACATGGCTACAACATTTCACTCCGAAgaccaatcgacagtcatccgagtatACTGCATACGATGAACCAACTTCAAAGCGTTGAAAAACGCAGCAGTCTGTTATCAAGTTCGCCTATATTTTGGGATGGCGCTTGGAATAAATTTCATTGACTACCTGAACTATCGCTGAAAACCGGTCGCTTTTGAAGAAAAAGGAAGAGCTGTTTCACCAACACGATACACCGTGTCATAAGTCAGTGAAAACAATCGAAAAAATCTATGAGTTGGGCTTCGAATCGTttccgcatccaccgtattcttcaGATCTGGCCCCCAGACACAATTTTCTGTTCGCAGATCTCAAAATAGCGCTCGCTgaagagaaattttcatcgaatcAAAAGGTGGCTGACGAAACTGagacctattttgaagcaaagaacaaatcATTCTATAAAATTGATGTCGTAAAGTTGAAGGGTGGCTATAGTCAATGTATCACCCATGAAGGGTATCATTTTGATTAAAAGAAAAaccgaattttgtgaaaaaatgtgtttcactGTGGTAGGCCGGGGGctatttaattgaaatgttaaattcgaaacaaattttttgaacatAATTTTGTCATGAAACAACTAGAATAATTTCAAAGTTCAGAAACACTCTGATTGCAGAAAAATCGTATGTCGAAGTCAAGTAAAAGAggccttaaggggttacatgagtttTCTCGGTTAAAAAAAgactttttttaatcttttatcatataaaaaatgaaatattttttttagatttatttgttacaaacatacactatcaacaaagaaattgtgaaatttttggaaaaaggatatattttaaactcggccattgcgacgccatttcagAGGACccttcggaaaaaagatgcgcacgcgttggcaggataacttcttacaggatcatctaaactGAGAAAAATACGTGTTAAACCCATaatttagaacttggacgaaggaaaaaaacagaaaattggatttttggcagacatttttacaataaaaatttcgcaattttttttcaaatggttgtaatcgaaaaaatattcttaaattcttCGTTCAAATACACCTTCAAATGTCGGCTGAGTACCTAGCAAGTATGTTAATAAAATAGTGTTAAATTTAAgaacttaaaaaattgtttttgttaagccCTGTTGTGATAGAGCTTAGCATTGTttgactttttaaaataaagctttgTCTCTTTATCGGAAGAAGCGctgaaaaattattgattttctgCTACTTATTAAGCTTAAAATGACATTTTGATAGATAACTAGTTACACAATATGCTTAAGTATTGTATAAATGCAAGCAAGCTTTAAAGCTTTAGCAAAAGTTCATAACACAAGCTTTTTTCTATGAAGCTTGGCATAGAAACAACCACTTACTGCAAGAAATGATGACAAATTttagatatgtacatttataaatgATGTTTCAATACATTTATTACTGCAAGCGCTGTTATGCGACTAAAatgttgcgcatgcgcacagaGATTAGACACCAGAAATGCAAAAATGACTTGTGAACGTTATTGAATGATAATTTTTGTATGGCAAAATGGACCTATAGCAAAAGTTTAGCTGTCAAAAAACTTCACTTTCAGTTTCCTGGAAAATGCATTGCCAAAAATcgcaaatttttcataattccgAAGGGAAATGGCGCAAATGTGCAATAAAACGCGGTTACAAAGCTCTTACCATTAAGCGCTTGTCTCCATTGCAAGATGCATAAATTATTGTTTCTTCACAATTTTATCTTCcacattaaattattttgaatatttcttcTGCTTTATGCGACTCCAGCACAATCAGCGGCCTGTCAGTCGCCAAAAACGCAGCTTGTTGCCCTGTCAGCTGTCAGGCGGCAACAAAACGAAACTGAAGCGCGTGTctcaatacacatacacacaccaaaatacttacatacacagtTATAACTGTTGTGCTGTGCCAGTGCGGCCGCGTCAATTATGCATTTACGCTTGACATTAAGCTCCTGTATTTCTAAGCTTGTGTGTGTGcctgcgtgtatgtgtgtgtttgttcaGCTGACAATTgaattttcattacattttatgtatttcaatttattttcgcttgcattatgaaattttcagtttatttttttaaattcattgttgttaaattaatgttgttgctgtatttttttttctgtgcgcttcaatttaattaaagcgCAAATTGCTGACGACAAGCCACCAACAGCTACCGCTGGCAGCCAGCGCTGAACAGCAGCAATCAGTAGCGGCGTGGCGTGGCGCATGCGCACGCGCCTTCCAATTCGCAGCACTTCGTTTGCATGATATGCTTGTGCgcctattttttattttattattttttcccttCTAACCTAACTATTTAGGCGGCTGCCTGGCCTTTAACCCTACGCCCGGCCTCAATGGGCGTTTGTGAAAGAATCATTTTCAATTGATAATCATAGGGAAGCCCGTCAGGCATGGCAGGTTGCCATTTGCGCAAGCGTTGTCTTTGTAATGGCTGCGCATGCGCAGTTGCCGGCAGTGCGCGGCTGCATAATTAGACTGAAATTCAGCGCGCGCTGTGagttttcgtagaattttttgtaataagttTGTAAAGAGCGTTTATTTTGCGGGGTCATTAGGTGCGGAATTGTATAGCAATTTAGTGCggattaaatttttgaaaattaaaaaaccaatgAGTGTGTTTATTTTCAGTTGGTGGCTGTAGATAATGTTTTGAAATGGGTCCAAGTGAGCtgaatacaattaaaatattttagaaattaaaaatacactGGAATATGGGCACATCATACTCTTTGGTAATTGCTATATGCCTAGAATCAACTAGAAGCTTTCAAAGGATCAGAGCAAACTGTTTTGAATTCGAAGGGCTTATTGTTAGTGAAtaaaaattccttaaaaaaTGAAGCcaattttggtaaaatatttcgatattaatcatattttcataatttggaacaaaagacttaagacacaaacCTCATTGCATATTAGAAAAGACTCAAGAAGCaaacttgttaaaaaatttaattaaaaaactttagcGTGTATTCCGCATTTCAAGCATTTTTTGGCAAATGATAAAAGATGACTTAAAATTTTCACTATCctttttttatcatttgtttatttatatgtgaaaagtacccaaaattattattattttttattttattgatacaTTGCAACTAGTCCACACAAAAGAAAGGACTAACAAGCAACTTGAATATGATTTAAGCGTATAGTTATTACAAAATTACAGAACTACTCTG
This region includes:
- the LOC125778096 gene encoding uncharacterized protein LOC125778096, which translates into the protein MKPFTCIVVIAAALIACGQAHSVQKRSLGALLGGLGGGGQGGGWSSGGGGGGWSSGGGGGGGGAGGIGALIQQKLGGLLGGGGGGRGGGGGQGGWSGGGGGGGHGGWSGGGGGGHGGWSGGGGGGHGGWSGGGGGYSGGHGGGGSSKVIIVKVVNAGGSGGGYGGGHGGWSGGGGGGGYGGGHGGWSSGGGGGWGGSGGW